One region of Bacteroidota bacterium genomic DNA includes:
- a CDS encoding sodium:calcium antiporter, which yields MNNIYIHIAGFLVCAAIIIYSGTKLSFYGDKIAELTGMGKAWVGLILMASVTSLPELITGISSVAIVKAPNLAAGDIFGSCVFNLLILSVLDTRIKQPLFSMVKSSHIVAAIFGIILLTVTGMAIYLSDEIPSVLWISSFSFVLFGIYLVSIWGIFKYEHAALIESPPLEIPQNSSHSADLKKVIGGYALHALIVIGAAIFLPYFGDHIATHTGLGNAFFGTLFIAAATSLPELVVSLAALRMGSLDMAVGNLLGSNVFNMFILGIDDIFYREGSLFNAISPSHLLSVFVTIIMTAVVGLGLLFKPKKKQLWLLSLDTFIIALLYMALMTYLFIKK from the coding sequence ATGAATAATATATATATACATATTGCCGGATTTTTAGTTTGTGCCGCAATTATTATTTATAGCGGTACCAAACTTTCCTTTTACGGAGATAAAATTGCCGAGCTCACAGGAATGGGCAAGGCCTGGGTAGGGCTTATTTTAATGGCGTCAGTTACTTCATTGCCTGAATTAATAACAGGGATTAGTTCAGTAGCCATTGTTAAAGCACCCAACCTGGCAGCCGGAGATATTTTTGGCAGCTGCGTATTTAACCTGCTCATACTTTCTGTTTTAGATACCAGGATAAAACAACCTCTTTTTTCAATGGTCAAATCAAGTCATATCGTAGCAGCAATTTTCGGAATTATTTTATTAACGGTAACAGGTATGGCAATTTACTTGTCGGATGAAATACCGTCCGTATTATGGATAAGCAGTTTTTCATTTGTCCTGTTTGGAATATATTTAGTATCTATATGGGGCATTTTTAAATATGAACATGCCGCTTTGATTGAATCTCCGCCATTGGAAATTCCTCAAAACTCTTCCCATTCTGCCGACCTGAAAAAAGTTATTGGCGGCTATGCGCTACATGCCTTAATTGTAATTGGTGCAGCTATATTTCTACCCTATTTTGGCGATCACATTGCAACACATACGGGTTTAGGTAATGCATTTTTCGGCACACTATTTATTGCTGCGGCAACATCTTTACCCGAATTGGTAGTTTCCCTAGCTGCGTTACGAATGGGCTCGTTGGATATGGCTGTTGGAAATTTATTGGGCAGCAATGTGTTTAATATGTTTATACTCGGCATTGATGATATTTTTTACCGGGAAGGTTCCTTGTTTAATGCCATTTCTCCCTCTCATTTGTTATCGGTATTTGTTACGATTATTATGACCGCTGTAGTAGGGTTAGGGCTACTTTTTAAACCAAAGAAAAAACAACTATGGCTTTTAAGCCTTGATACTTTTATAATTGCCCTTCTATACATGGCTCTTATGACCTATTTATTTATTAAAAAATAA